One window from the genome of Cryobacterium sp. GrIS_2_6 encodes:
- a CDS encoding DUF2142 domain-containing protein, which translates to MTLTVISPAQARMLTAVMVPLLALVALLSWATASPVGASPDDDFHLASIWCGDGLRAGLCETGPSEAERVVPESVTTSACYAFKPTETASCQGGDIASSVTTMIATGRGNWTGAYPPLFYSVMGMFAGPNITISVLLMRAFNALLFVAFTTALFWLLPPARRPLLPIALVVSVVPLGMFLIPSTNPGSWAILSAGTLWISLLGYFETHGRRRLGLGLLAAAATVIGSAARADAALYAVLAIGIVVLIAARRTRRFLVSLSLPVALALTAAFFYFSSGQSSFAESGLASNASGSDWQQLLFVNVLDVPQLWAGALGFWGLGWLDTTLPGVVWVLAVSVFSATVFTGLQSTSWRKGLATSAVFGMMWAIPTYVLVRSRAFVGEQVQPRYILPLMILLAGITLLQPAGRAFALGRVQAVLIVVGLGVANSVALHVNLRRYVTGTDAIGWNLNAGLEWWWGVGPAPMAVWIVGTAAFAGVAAGLLVLTQSRTSAPSRYSPPPARTTGR; encoded by the coding sequence GTGACACTCACTGTGATTTCTCCTGCGCAGGCGCGGATGTTGACGGCGGTGATGGTTCCCCTCCTCGCTCTCGTGGCTCTCCTGAGCTGGGCGACAGCCTCGCCTGTCGGCGCGAGCCCCGATGACGACTTTCACCTCGCGAGCATCTGGTGCGGGGACGGACTGCGTGCGGGCCTCTGTGAGACGGGGCCGTCGGAGGCAGAGCGAGTTGTGCCTGAATCGGTGACGACCTCCGCGTGTTACGCGTTCAAACCCACGGAGACCGCGTCCTGCCAGGGCGGAGACATCGCATCCAGCGTCACGACGATGATCGCGACTGGTCGCGGCAACTGGACCGGCGCATACCCCCCACTGTTCTATTCCGTCATGGGGATGTTTGCCGGGCCGAACATCACGATCTCAGTCCTCCTGATGCGAGCGTTCAACGCCCTCCTGTTCGTCGCGTTCACGACGGCGTTGTTCTGGCTGTTGCCACCCGCCAGACGACCGCTGTTACCCATCGCCCTGGTCGTCTCGGTCGTTCCACTGGGTATGTTCCTGATCCCGTCGACCAATCCCGGCAGTTGGGCGATTCTTTCGGCCGGCACCCTCTGGATCTCCCTTCTGGGATACTTTGAGACGCACGGTCGGCGCCGTCTGGGACTCGGCCTGCTAGCCGCAGCAGCCACGGTCATCGGATCTGCGGCGCGAGCCGATGCCGCCCTCTACGCAGTCCTTGCCATCGGGATTGTCGTCCTGATCGCCGCCCGGCGAACCCGGCGTTTTCTGGTGTCATTGTCCCTGCCTGTCGCCCTGGCGCTGACGGCTGCGTTCTTCTACTTCTCGTCGGGCCAGTCTTCGTTTGCCGAATCCGGGCTTGCCTCGAACGCAAGCGGAAGCGATTGGCAGCAGCTTCTGTTCGTGAACGTCCTCGATGTTCCCCAACTCTGGGCAGGTGCCCTGGGCTTCTGGGGACTCGGCTGGCTGGACACCACTCTGCCAGGTGTTGTCTGGGTCCTGGCTGTGTCCGTCTTCAGCGCGACAGTGTTCACCGGCCTGCAGTCGACGTCGTGGCGAAAGGGTCTGGCGACCTCGGCCGTATTCGGCATGATGTGGGCCATTCCGACCTATGTGCTCGTGCGTTCCCGGGCGTTCGTGGGTGAACAGGTCCAGCCCCGGTACATCCTGCCGCTCATGATCCTGCTGGCGGGGATCACCCTTCTCCAGCCCGCCGGGCGCGCGTTCGCGCTCGGACGGGTTCAAGCAGTTCTTATCGTCGTCGGTCTTGGTGTCGCCAATTCCGTGGCATTGCACGTCAACCTGCGGCGTTATGTCACAGGGACAGATGCCATCGGTTGGAATCTCAACGCCGGCCTCGAATGGTGGTGGGGGGTCGGCCCGGCCCCGATGGCCGTCTGGATCGTCGGGACCGCGGCGTTCGCGGGTGTTGCAGCCGGTCTGCTGGTGCTGACTCAATCCCGTACGTCGGCCCCGTCGAGGTATAGCCCACCGCCCGCGCGCACCACCGGCCGATGA
- a CDS encoding DUF2304 domain-containing protein has protein sequence MTLTSYVLGIAAALLTLVIVVELLRRGRLRERHAVWWMVAGIAALLASIFPVTLEWTAQLLGIQVPTNLVFFVSIAILFLVCLQHSSELTRMEGRARSLAESIALLELRLRDVEGEVPERQPPPR, from the coding sequence ATGACCCTGACGAGCTATGTGCTCGGGATAGCCGCCGCGCTCCTGACACTGGTCATCGTCGTCGAACTGCTCCGCCGAGGACGCCTGCGCGAGAGGCATGCCGTCTGGTGGATGGTCGCCGGCATTGCCGCGCTCCTGGCCAGCATCTTCCCGGTCACGCTCGAGTGGACCGCGCAGCTCCTCGGTATTCAGGTTCCGACGAACCTCGTTTTCTTCGTGAGCATCGCGATCCTCTTCCTCGTCTGCCTTCAGCACAGTTCCGAGCTGACCCGCATGGAGGGGCGGGCGAGAAGTCTCGCGGAATCCATCGCCCTGCTCGAACTGCGGCTGCGCGACGTCGAAGGAGAGGTGCCCGAACGGCAGCCTCCACCCCGCTGA
- a CDS encoding glycosyltransferase family 2 protein: MQTALEKTLIVMPAFNEEESVGAVVREVLDQLPGAGCLVVDDGSSDNTAVAARAAGALVAVLPINLGVGGAMRLGFRYALEHGYSNVVQIDSDGQHDPGTVPAMLAGLADADLVIGARFAGAGEYVASGPRRWAMIVLSSLLSRISGTRLTDTTSGLRASGPRAVMLFSKHYPAEYLGDTVESLVIAVRGGCRVMQVPASMRVRSGGTPSHGAGKSAVYLGRAMIALLFALLRPPLGRRAEGGTA, from the coding sequence GTGCAAACGGCTTTGGAGAAAACCCTCATCGTGATGCCTGCATTCAACGAGGAAGAATCGGTGGGCGCCGTCGTCCGTGAAGTACTCGACCAGCTGCCCGGTGCCGGGTGCCTCGTGGTTGACGATGGCTCGTCAGACAACACGGCCGTTGCGGCGCGTGCGGCGGGAGCGCTGGTGGCCGTTCTGCCGATCAACCTGGGCGTGGGTGGGGCGATGCGACTGGGATTTCGCTACGCCCTCGAACATGGCTACTCGAACGTCGTCCAAATCGATTCCGATGGCCAGCACGATCCGGGCACCGTACCGGCGATGCTCGCCGGTCTCGCAGACGCGGATCTGGTCATCGGCGCCCGATTCGCCGGGGCAGGAGAGTATGTGGCGTCCGGTCCCAGACGGTGGGCGATGATCGTTCTCTCGTCACTCTTGAGCAGAATATCCGGGACCAGGCTCACCGACACCACGTCCGGCCTGAGAGCCAGTGGCCCCCGAGCGGTCATGCTCTTTTCGAAGCACTATCCGGCCGAGTACCTCGGCGACACGGTCGAGTCTCTCGTCATTGCCGTTCGTGGAGGGTGTCGTGTCATGCAGGTTCCCGCATCCATGCGCGTGCGATCCGGCGGAACGCCCTCGCATGGCGCCGGCAAGTCGGCGGTCTATCTCGGCAGGGCGATGATCGCACTGTTGTTCGCCCTCCTGAGACCCCCACTGGGCCGACGCGCCGAGGGCGGCACAGCATGA
- a CDS encoding glycosyltransferase, translating to MPKKQAGVVSVILVNFRGTDDTIEAIAQLGRIDWPADLLEIVVVENASGDDSAARIRAAAPHVVLVESKDNLGFAGGCNLGVKASSGDFLAFLNNDAKPDSAWVRSAISRFDQDPEIGAIASRVLDWDGLLVDYIGSAMTWFGQGYKPLTAQAVPTEPDHARDVLFGTGSAMFVRRSVYDALGGFDERFFMFFEDVDFGWRLNLRGWRFVYEPASLAFHKHHASMTSFGAFKETYLLERNALFTQYKNLGDEALAKIFPATLALTVRRAVARGKLDSTSLDLRKGGDNGPVQEVARDTLAGVYAIDQFVENLPSLVESRDLIQSTRVVPDKTIWRFFGETDAPSYHSEHYLKGYEKIVNAFGVTDTPVVTRVLVITGDPIGAKMAGPAIRAWNMAAALARGNEVTLVTLAGAEPVDAPFEIVHIRPGDDRTMGRLEQRADVIVFQGLAMALFDSLRKTNKIVVADIYDPMHLEQLEQGREQGAVQWNKQVSDATDVLNEQLLRGDFFMCASERQRHFYLGQLAALGRLNPANYASDPDLTGLIEVVPFGLDGVFPPATRPVLKGVLPGIEATDKLLLWSGGLYNWFDPETLIRAVARLSETHDNVRLYFQGTKHPHPGVPEMGIVAESRSLASELGVLDSSVFFNSSWVDYAERHNYLGEADAGVSTHFAHVETTFSFRTRILDYLWAGLPMVVTEGDHFAALVQSEGLGIVVPPNDIGALAAALERVLFDDEFAQEARANIQRVRADYEWKTVLAPLVDFVADPRHSPDLLASGVVTPGEARKSHRRPEVRRKKHGLRHDAGLFVHYWRAGGVRAVAKKVRSRISYMR from the coding sequence ATGCCGAAGAAGCAAGCGGGCGTAGTGTCCGTCATCCTCGTTAATTTCCGGGGAACCGATGACACCATAGAGGCCATCGCCCAGCTCGGCCGGATCGATTGGCCGGCAGATCTCCTCGAAATCGTCGTGGTCGAGAATGCCTCCGGTGACGACAGCGCCGCGCGAATCCGAGCCGCAGCACCTCACGTCGTTCTGGTCGAATCAAAGGATAACCTCGGGTTCGCCGGGGGCTGCAATCTGGGCGTGAAGGCATCCTCAGGAGATTTTCTGGCGTTCCTGAACAACGATGCCAAGCCTGACTCCGCCTGGGTGAGGTCCGCAATCAGTCGTTTCGACCAGGATCCAGAGATCGGCGCCATCGCAAGTCGAGTGCTCGATTGGGACGGTCTTCTCGTCGACTACATCGGATCGGCCATGACCTGGTTCGGGCAGGGTTATAAGCCCTTGACCGCCCAGGCGGTCCCCACCGAACCAGACCACGCGCGCGACGTGCTTTTCGGGACGGGTTCGGCGATGTTCGTTCGTCGAAGTGTCTACGATGCGCTCGGCGGGTTCGATGAGCGATTCTTCATGTTCTTCGAGGATGTCGACTTCGGCTGGAGACTCAACCTCCGCGGATGGCGTTTCGTGTACGAGCCGGCGTCGCTGGCGTTCCACAAACACCACGCGTCCATGACGTCGTTCGGCGCCTTCAAGGAAACCTATCTTCTCGAACGAAACGCACTGTTCACCCAGTACAAGAACCTCGGCGACGAGGCGCTCGCGAAGATCTTTCCAGCGACCCTGGCGCTGACTGTTCGTCGGGCAGTGGCTCGTGGCAAATTAGATTCGACGTCACTCGATCTTCGCAAGGGTGGCGACAACGGACCCGTTCAGGAAGTCGCCAGGGATACCCTCGCCGGTGTCTACGCCATTGACCAATTCGTCGAGAACCTGCCATCCCTCGTGGAGTCTCGGGACCTGATCCAGTCGACTCGTGTCGTTCCCGACAAGACCATCTGGCGATTCTTCGGTGAGACCGACGCCCCGTCCTACCATTCAGAGCATTATCTGAAGGGCTATGAAAAGATCGTCAACGCGTTCGGGGTCACGGACACTCCGGTCGTGACGCGTGTCCTCGTGATCACGGGCGATCCCATCGGCGCCAAGATGGCCGGTCCCGCAATTCGAGCCTGGAACATGGCCGCCGCCCTGGCCAGGGGCAATGAGGTCACTCTGGTCACCCTTGCCGGGGCCGAACCCGTGGATGCTCCGTTCGAGATCGTGCATATTCGCCCGGGTGATGACCGAACGATGGGTCGCCTGGAGCAGCGGGCGGACGTGATTGTCTTCCAGGGGCTCGCGATGGCACTCTTCGATTCGCTGAGGAAGACCAACAAAATCGTCGTGGCCGATATCTACGACCCGATGCACCTTGAACAACTGGAGCAGGGCCGCGAGCAGGGCGCGGTTCAGTGGAACAAGCAGGTTTCCGATGCGACTGATGTTCTGAATGAACAACTCCTCCGCGGCGACTTCTTCATGTGCGCCTCTGAGCGCCAGCGGCATTTCTATCTCGGCCAGCTCGCGGCCCTTGGCCGGCTGAACCCCGCGAACTATGCCTCCGATCCGGATCTGACCGGTCTGATCGAAGTCGTGCCGTTCGGCCTCGACGGGGTCTTTCCTCCTGCGACCCGGCCGGTCCTCAAGGGCGTCCTGCCGGGGATCGAAGCGACAGACAAGCTTCTGCTCTGGAGCGGAGGCCTCTACAACTGGTTCGACCCGGAAACACTGATTCGTGCCGTTGCCCGGCTGTCGGAGACTCACGACAATGTCCGGCTCTATTTCCAGGGGACGAAGCATCCGCACCCGGGCGTGCCCGAGATGGGCATCGTCGCTGAATCACGGTCGCTCGCCTCTGAACTCGGCGTGCTCGACAGCAGCGTCTTCTTCAATTCCTCGTGGGTGGACTACGCGGAACGGCACAACTACCTCGGCGAGGCCGATGCGGGTGTCAGCACCCACTTCGCCCACGTCGAGACGACCTTCTCGTTCCGCACCCGGATCCTGGACTACCTGTGGGCCGGACTCCCCATGGTCGTCACAGAGGGTGATCACTTCGCGGCCCTCGTCCAGAGTGAAGGCCTCGGTATTGTCGTACCGCCCAATGACATCGGTGCACTCGCGGCCGCCCTGGAGAGAGTCTTGTTCGACGATGAGTTCGCCCAGGAAGCACGGGCGAACATTCAGCGGGTGCGCGCTGACTACGAATGGAAGACGGTTCTTGCCCCACTCGTGGATTTCGTCGCCGATCCCCGTCATTCGCCCGATCTCCTGGCCAGCGGCGTTGTGACTCCCGGGGAGGCCAGGAAGTCGCATCGACGTCCCGAAGTGCGCCGCAAGAAGCACGGCCTTCGCCATGACGCCGGCCTCTTTGTGCACTACTGGCGCGCCGGAGGCGTCAGAGCAGTGGCCAAGAAGGTCCGGAGCCGGATCAGCTACATGCGCTAG
- a CDS encoding glycosyltransferase family 2 protein: MTGESTPPSHVSVALCTYNGAAYVGEQLASILGQTLRPDQIVVSDDGSNDATLDVIDRVVREWRRTNAGLGIELVIIRNPEPLGVAVNFEQALGACTGDLLALSDQDDVWKPNRLERMKTEFGRRPELLLVHTDARLVDGDGHPLGTTLLQTLGVTDAERTLEHQGRAFELLLRRNIVTGATTMLRRELLERARPFPGAWVHDEWLAIVAAATGSMDLLDEQLVDYRQHGGNQIGVTTLDAAGRLGRLQASRSERNQRLLERAEVLAQRAPELAPQPGPTELALINDKLDHELMRSSLPAAYAARILPVVREWRTGRYARFGRGAQDVLRDLVQPV, encoded by the coding sequence ATGACTGGCGAATCCACACCACCCTCACACGTTTCGGTTGCTTTGTGCACGTACAACGGGGCCGCATACGTCGGTGAGCAACTCGCCAGCATCCTGGGCCAGACGCTCCGGCCCGACCAGATCGTTGTTTCGGATGATGGGTCAAACGACGCGACCCTGGATGTGATCGATCGTGTCGTTCGCGAGTGGCGCAGGACGAACGCGGGGCTCGGCATCGAGCTCGTCATCATCCGGAACCCCGAACCACTGGGCGTGGCAGTGAACTTCGAGCAGGCTCTGGGCGCATGCACCGGCGACCTCCTTGCGCTGAGCGACCAGGACGATGTCTGGAAGCCGAACCGACTGGAACGGATGAAGACAGAATTCGGTCGGCGCCCCGAACTACTGCTCGTGCACACCGACGCCCGGCTCGTGGACGGCGACGGGCATCCGCTCGGCACCACCCTCCTGCAGACCCTCGGTGTGACCGACGCGGAACGGACCCTGGAACATCAGGGCCGGGCCTTCGAACTCCTCCTCCGACGCAACATCGTCACGGGGGCCACCACGATGCTGCGGCGGGAGCTCCTCGAACGCGCCCGCCCGTTTCCGGGCGCGTGGGTACACGACGAATGGCTGGCGATCGTGGCTGCGGCGACCGGGAGCATGGATCTCCTCGACGAGCAACTCGTCGACTACCGGCAGCACGGTGGCAATCAGATCGGAGTGACGACCTTGGATGCCGCGGGTCGACTCGGGCGCCTGCAGGCATCCCGCAGTGAACGAAACCAGCGCCTGCTGGAGAGGGCTGAGGTTCTCGCCCAACGCGCACCTGAACTCGCCCCACAACCTGGACCGACCGAGCTCGCACTCATTAACGACAAGCTCGATCATGAGCTGATGCGCAGTTCGTTGCCCGCAGCGTACGCGGCGCGCATCCTCCCCGTTGTCCGTGAGTGGCGTACCGGACGCTACGCCCGGTTCGGGCGTGGCGCCCAGGACGTGCTGCGCGACCTTGTGCAGCCCGTCTAG
- a CDS encoding methyltransferase domain-containing protein has protein sequence MSGNPYDNAYAVDNVYGHTIALLKEYRISDGDGVHLDLAAGFGVIGEVVQSELGRQYVGVDLDSEGLRSARARGLEMHAHDLTLPDTFSFIEKILAGRRVRSISILDGLEHIGTASGLLDVIAQLCRSNDAHVVVSVPNVTHQDVTHKLLLGEWDYTVSGLLDATHIEFFSEKSLVAKLGAAGLHRVGMQNVELSQSDQHFPSTHPALQDGTTLNSFLRYVRESAESNGRVNQFVWSCVAGPAQASHLVDSTDVQDDRPFLTILTRTQGRRIAELREVFNCLAGQTSDDFEVLVLGHKVLTADQIQVEQAIEDNPRWLRERIRYVKVDHGGRATPLNVGMKSARGRYVVVLDDDDNVFAHWVEAFLTSERRKPGALLRAVATMQSVDRVTVRQVPGIRAIGSPKFPYAPSFSFTSHLVSNSTPLMSIAFPRGIFDDLGMTFDETMTTTEDWDLILRSAAIVGVEDSKKITAIYHWWETEESSRTEHESREWQLNHLAIDRKLDALPILLPIGEARAVRDLVTGRAGNGGHEDHNSAFQTNTHLRIGLLRRIATILESRSWRIQAPMRALSQLFGGGPALRMSDCVTYSTDELASTIQKLEASRSWRTTSWMRRARRVQ, from the coding sequence ATGAGCGGCAACCCGTATGACAACGCCTATGCGGTGGACAACGTCTATGGGCACACGATCGCACTCCTCAAGGAGTACCGGATTTCCGACGGGGACGGTGTCCACCTCGACCTCGCGGCCGGATTCGGCGTCATCGGCGAGGTCGTCCAATCGGAACTGGGCAGGCAGTACGTGGGGGTTGACCTCGATTCCGAGGGTCTCCGCTCGGCACGCGCCCGTGGCCTCGAGATGCACGCTCACGACCTGACACTGCCGGACACGTTCTCGTTCATCGAGAAGATCCTGGCCGGTCGCAGGGTGCGTTCCATCTCCATCCTGGACGGGCTCGAGCACATCGGCACCGCGAGCGGCCTTCTCGACGTCATCGCCCAGCTCTGCCGCAGCAACGACGCGCACGTCGTCGTCAGCGTGCCCAACGTCACGCACCAGGACGTGACCCACAAGCTTCTGCTCGGCGAGTGGGACTACACCGTGTCCGGTCTCCTCGACGCGACGCACATCGAATTCTTCAGCGAAAAGTCCCTCGTGGCGAAGTTGGGCGCTGCCGGACTGCACAGGGTCGGGATGCAGAACGTCGAGCTGTCGCAGAGTGACCAGCATTTCCCGTCCACCCATCCTGCGTTGCAGGACGGAACGACTCTCAACTCCTTCCTCCGCTACGTCCGTGAATCCGCCGAGTCCAATGGCCGCGTGAACCAATTCGTGTGGTCCTGCGTTGCGGGTCCCGCGCAGGCGTCTCATCTTGTCGACAGCACCGACGTCCAGGACGACCGCCCGTTCCTGACGATTCTCACGCGAACACAGGGCCGGCGCATTGCAGAGCTGCGGGAAGTGTTCAACTGTCTCGCGGGCCAGACGTCTGACGACTTCGAGGTCCTCGTCCTCGGGCACAAAGTGCTCACCGCTGACCAAATCCAGGTGGAACAAGCCATCGAGGACAATCCGCGGTGGCTCCGAGAACGGATCCGGTACGTCAAGGTCGACCACGGCGGGCGTGCGACCCCGCTGAACGTCGGAATGAAGTCTGCCCGCGGTCGCTATGTTGTCGTGCTGGATGACGACGACAATGTGTTCGCCCACTGGGTCGAGGCCTTCCTGACCAGCGAGAGAAGGAAGCCCGGTGCGCTCCTGCGCGCGGTCGCGACCATGCAATCGGTCGATCGGGTCACGGTGCGTCAGGTTCCGGGGATCCGGGCGATCGGCAGCCCCAAGTTCCCATACGCCCCGAGTTTTTCGTTCACATCGCACCTCGTGAGCAACAGCACGCCGCTTATGTCGATCGCTTTCCCGCGAGGGATTTTCGACGACCTCGGAATGACCTTCGACGAGACCATGACGACCACCGAGGACTGGGACCTGATCCTGCGCAGTGCGGCGATCGTCGGCGTGGAGGACTCCAAGAAGATCACCGCGATCTATCACTGGTGGGAGACCGAAGAGTCCTCGAGAACGGAACATGAATCCCGCGAGTGGCAACTCAACCATCTCGCCATCGACCGGAAGCTCGATGCCTTACCCATACTTCTGCCGATCGGGGAGGCCCGCGCGGTACGGGACCTCGTGACAGGACGGGCGGGGAATGGCGGCCATGAGGACCACAATTCGGCATTCCAGACCAACACGCACCTTCGGATCGGGCTGCTGCGGCGGATCGCGACCATCCTCGAATCGCGATCGTGGCGCATCCAGGCGCCCATGCGTGCCCTGTCGCAGCTCTTCGGCGGCGGACCGGCCCTTCGCATGAGCGACTGCGTCACCTACTCCACGGACGAGCTGGCATCGACGATCCAGAAGCTCGAGGCATCGCGGTCCTGGCGAACGACGTCCTGGATGAGACGGGCGCGTCGCGTCCAATAG
- a CDS encoding glycosyltransferase family 4 protein, producing the protein MAIEIEPGDSGAVHVAIIVNSYPPRLGGLESHVFQLANAVRAAGARVTVVTLDVTPSDVDEDGIRVVRLRRHVPVASVISFPAWGTARRLSILLSTIGATVVSTHTRFFPMSYVGLRAARLAGIPVIHTEHGAGFVRTPSRVIQLASRLVDLSVGRTVLRRAAAVLAVSAPVAEFVSALARRESVIFPNALRMEDWPAFADDAPPTGIAFIGRLVGGKGWEEFVDVAATLLTEPEFDGLQVHMLGDGPDRENLRTRIRSRGIDGRVHLYGHADTAVIRSVLHGSVLVNPSRLAEGFQITLLEAAASGAQIVSFPVPSVAPIRADGGPVREVRELSLQPLIDGVRDALRRPLPAMPRPVLEAHWAWASRAREYLAIVSRLHGGDTTQTPGAPTRPEDVTGRE; encoded by the coding sequence GTGGCGATAGAGATCGAACCGGGTGACTCTGGTGCCGTTCACGTGGCGATCATCGTCAACAGTTATCCCCCACGCCTGGGCGGACTCGAGAGCCACGTCTTCCAGCTGGCCAACGCCGTGCGCGCTGCGGGCGCACGGGTGACGGTGGTGACACTGGACGTCACCCCCTCCGACGTCGACGAGGACGGAATTCGTGTTGTCCGGTTGCGCAGGCATGTCCCGGTCGCATCCGTCATATCGTTTCCGGCGTGGGGAACGGCTCGTCGGCTCAGTATCCTGCTGTCAACGATCGGTGCGACTGTAGTGTCCACCCACACGCGCTTCTTCCCGATGTCCTACGTCGGGCTCCGGGCCGCGCGGCTCGCGGGCATTCCCGTGATCCACACGGAGCACGGAGCCGGGTTCGTCCGAACCCCTTCCCGCGTCATCCAACTTGCCTCACGTCTGGTCGACCTCAGCGTCGGCCGGACCGTCCTGCGGCGTGCGGCTGCAGTGCTCGCCGTGTCGGCACCGGTTGCCGAGTTCGTTTCCGCGCTCGCTCGCCGGGAGTCTGTAATCTTCCCCAACGCCCTCCGGATGGAGGACTGGCCCGCGTTTGCCGATGATGCCCCGCCGACTGGAATAGCGTTCATCGGCCGGCTGGTGGGGGGAAAGGGATGGGAGGAATTCGTCGACGTTGCAGCGACGCTTCTGACGGAACCCGAGTTCGACGGGCTTCAGGTCCATATGCTCGGTGACGGGCCGGACCGTGAGAATCTCCGGACGCGGATTCGGTCTCGCGGGATTGACGGTCGTGTCCATCTCTACGGCCACGCGGATACCGCGGTCATCAGGTCAGTCCTGCACGGTTCGGTGCTCGTCAACCCCAGCCGGCTGGCGGAGGGATTCCAGATCACGCTGCTCGAGGCCGCAGCATCCGGTGCCCAGATCGTTTCGTTTCCGGTTCCGTCGGTTGCGCCTATTCGTGCGGATGGAGGTCCCGTGCGTGAAGTCCGCGAGCTCTCACTGCAACCACTCATTGACGGCGTTCGGGATGCCTTGCGACGCCCATTGCCCGCCATGCCCAGGCCCGTTCTGGAGGCCCACTGGGCATGGGCGAGCCGGGCTCGGGAATATCTCGCGATCGTCTCGCGCCTGCATGGCGGGGACACAACGCAGACTCCGGGCGCCCCCACGCGCCCGGAAGACGTGACGGGCCGAGAATAA
- a CDS encoding NAD(P)-dependent oxidoreductase: protein MSAGTVLITGGAGFIGSRLSHSLINHFDEVVIVDNFSPQVHNGRRHSEDLHPAAVVIEGDVTEVETWNRVLDRTHPRVVVHLAAETGTAQSYDEATLHSMTNVVGTTRMLDALGASGALPEEIVLASSRAVYGEGSLRNADGIVVPAEPRTTADLTQGIWAAAGSEPVAMDARFTQTRPVSIYGATKVAQELLLRAWCTPRDVALGIVRLQNVYGAGQSPTNSYTGILPLFCGVARSGESIPVYEDGEILRDFVHVSDVVESIRLAIVHGRSGLWDIGSGVPATIGQVATMIADRYSAPAPTVTGQYRPGDVRAAFADNSAATADLGWSPRVSLDEGLTELISWLEDIRA, encoded by the coding sequence ATGTCGGCTGGCACTGTACTGATTACGGGAGGAGCGGGCTTCATCGGCTCGCGACTCTCACATTCGCTCATCAACCATTTTGACGAGGTCGTCATCGTGGACAACTTCAGTCCGCAGGTGCACAACGGCCGCCGGCACTCCGAGGACCTCCATCCCGCCGCGGTTGTCATCGAAGGCGATGTGACCGAGGTCGAGACGTGGAACCGCGTCCTCGACCGTACCCACCCTCGCGTCGTCGTGCATCTGGCCGCCGAGACGGGCACAGCCCAGTCCTACGACGAAGCCACGCTCCACAGCATGACCAACGTGGTCGGGACGACCCGCATGCTGGACGCCCTCGGTGCGTCCGGAGCACTGCCCGAGGAGATCGTGCTCGCCAGCAGCCGTGCCGTGTACGGGGAAGGATCCCTCCGCAACGCCGACGGCATCGTCGTGCCCGCGGAACCGCGGACCACAGCAGACCTCACCCAGGGAATCTGGGCTGCGGCGGGCTCCGAACCTGTTGCCATGGACGCGCGCTTCACGCAGACACGCCCGGTCAGTATCTACGGTGCCACCAAGGTCGCGCAGGAGCTCCTGCTCAGGGCATGGTGCACCCCGCGCGATGTTGCTCTCGGAATCGTCCGGCTTCAGAACGTCTACGGTGCGGGCCAGTCGCCGACGAATTCGTACACGGGAATTCTCCCGCTGTTCTGCGGCGTCGCCAGAAGCGGTGAGAGCATTCCGGTCTACGAGGACGGCGAGATCCTGCGTGACTTCGTTCACGTCAGCGACGTCGTTGAAAGCATCCGCCTGGCGATCGTTCACGGACGCAGCGGACTCTGGGACATCGGATCCGGAGTCCCGGCGACGATCGGCCAGGTCGCCACGATGATCGCGGACAGGTATTCCGCGCCGGCCCCCACGGTCACCGGCCAGTACCGTCCGGGCGATGTCCGCGCCGCGTTTGCGGACAATTCCGCTGCGACTGCGGACCTCGGCTGGTCGCCGCGAGTCTCCCTCGATGAAGGGCTGACCGAACTCATCTCCTGGCTGGAAGACATCCGTGCCTGA